From the Lathyrus oleraceus cultivar Zhongwan6 chromosome 4, CAAS_Psat_ZW6_1.0, whole genome shotgun sequence genome, one window contains:
- the LOC127074308 gene encoding eyes absent homolog: MAATSGIAEEDTQVSSSDDVDPRLDVYVWDMDETLILLNSLLKSSYAEAFNGLKDAQKGVELGKVWENLILQLCDDNFFYDQIENYNKPFLDVLSKYDDGRDLSDYDFNRDGLGPPHDDVNKRKLAYRHRVIAQKYLQGLHNILDHETIKVWDDLYGKTDEYTDKWLSSARAFLEECSGEKKDVVSSTAYGNTSTESTNAKHQRVNVLVTSGSLIPSLVKCLLFHLDSLITHENVYSSWDVGKTQCFRWIKQRFNHPNVRFCVIGDGWEECEAAEIMRWPFIKIDPRPGKPHRFPGLTSKTVGHYFSVVYPNNKNDEE, encoded by the exons ATGGCTGCTACATCTGGGATAGCTGAGGAGGACACGCAAGTGTCTTCCAGTGACGACGTCGATCCCAGGCTGGATGTCTATGTGTGGGACATGGATGAGACCCTTATACTACTCAATTCCTTGCTGAAATCATCATACGCTGAGGCTTTTAACGGTCTGAAGGATGCGCAAAAAGGTGTCGAGCTTGGGAAGGTGTGGGAAAATCTCATTCTACAACTGTGCGATGATAATTTCTTCTACGACCAA ATTGAAAATTACAATAAGCCGTTTCTTGATGTTCTGTCCAAATATGATGATGGGAGGGACCTATCTGATTATGACTTCAACAGAGATGGATTAGGCCCCCCACATGATGATGTCAACAAAAGAAAACTTGCATATAGGCATAGAGTTATAGCCCAAAAATACTTGCAG GGTTTACATAATATTTTAGATCACGAGACAATAAAAGTATGGGATGATTTGTATGGTAAAACTGATGAATATACTGACAAATGGCTTTCATCAG CACGGGCCTTTTTGGAAGAGTGTTCCGGTGAAAAGAAAGATGTGGTTTCTTCCACTGCTTATGGTAACACAAGCACTGAATCAACTAATGCAAAGCATCAGCGTGTAAATGTTCTGGTGACATCTGGATCGTTGATACCATCTCTGGTAAAATGCCTGCTCTTTCATCTCGACAGCTTAATAACACATGAAAATG TGTATAGTTCCTGGGATGTGGGGAAAACTCAATGTTTTCGATGGATAAAGCAGCGTTTCAACCATCCCAATGTTCGCTTTTGTGTAATTGGAGATGGATGGGAAGAATGTGAAGCTGCAGAAATCATGAGATGGCCATTTATCAAGATTGACCCAAGGCCAGGAAAACCTCATAGGTTCCCTGGTCTCACATCCAAAACAGTTGGCCACTATTTCTCTGTGGTGTATCCAAACAACAAGAATGATGAAGAATGA